The following coding sequences are from one Neovison vison isolate M4711 chromosome X, ASM_NN_V1, whole genome shotgun sequence window:
- the NLGN3 gene encoding neuroligin-3 isoform X5, translated as MVYIHGGSYMEGTGNMIDGSVLASYGNVIVITLNYRVGVLGFLSTGDQAAKGNYGLLDQIQALRWVSENIAFFGGDPRRITVFGSGIGASCVSLLTLSHHSEGLFQRAIIQSGSALSSWAVNYQPVKYTSLLADKVGCNVLDTVDMVDCLRQKSAKELVEQDIQPARYHVAFGPVIDGDVIPDDPEILMEQGEFLNYDIMLGVNQGEGLKFVEGVVDPEDGVSGTDFDYSVSNFVDNLYGYPEGKDTLRETIKFMYTDWADRDNPETRRKTLVALFTDHQWVEPSVVTADLHARYGSPTYFYAFYHHCQSLMKPAWSDAAHGDEVPYVFGVPMVGPTDLFPCNFSKNDVMLSAVVMTYWTNFAKTGDPNKPVPQDTKFIHTKANRFEEVAWSKYNPRDQLYLHIGLKPRVRDHYRATKVAFWKHLVPHLYNLHDMFHYTSTTTKVPPPDTTHSSHITRRPNGKTWSTKRPAISPAYSNENAQGSWNGDQDAGPLLVENPRDYSTELSVTIAVGASLLFLNVLAFAALYYRKDKRRQEPLRQPSPQRGAGAPELGAAPEEELAALQLGPTHHECEAGPPHDTLRLTALPDYTLTLRRSPDDIPLMTPNTITMIPNSLVGLQTLHPYNTFAAGFNSTGLPHSHSTTRV; from the exons GTTTCCTGAGCACTGGCGATCAGGCTGCCAAGGGCAACTATGGGCTCCTTGACCAAATCCAGGCCCTCCGCTGGGTGAGCGAGAACATTGCCTTCTTTGGTGGCGATCCCCGCCGTATTACCGTCTTCGGCTCAGGCATTGGCGCATCCTGTGTCAGCCTCCTCACTCTGTCACATCACTCTGAGG GGCTTTTCCAGAGGGCCATCATCCAAAGTGGTTCTGCCCTGTCCAGCTGGGCTGTGAACTACCAGCCGGTGAAGTACACCAGCCTGCTGGCGGACAAGGTAGGCTGTAATGTGCTAGACACGGTGGACATGGTGGACTGTCTTCGTCAAAAGAGTGCCAAGGAGCTGGTAGAGCAGGACATCCAGCCAGCCCGCTACCATGTGGCCTTTGGCCCTGTGATCGATGGCGACGTCATTCCTGATGACCCTGAGATTCTCATGGAGCAGGGCGAGTTCCTCAACTATGACATCATGCTAGGTGTCAACCAGGGCGAAGGGCTCAAGTTCGTGGAAGGGGTGGTGGACCCTGAGGATGGCGTCTCAGGCACTGATTTTGACTACTCAGTCTCTAACTTTGTGGACAATCTGTATGGCTATCCTGAGGGTAAGGACACCCTGCGGGAGACCATCAAGTTCATGTACACAGACTGGGCAGACCGTGACAATCCGGAGACCCGCCGCAAAACACTGGTGGCGCTCTTCACTGACCACCAGTGGGTGGAGCCCTCGGTGGTGACCGCTGATCTGCACGCCCGCTACGGGTCACCTACATACTTCTACGCCTTCTACCATCACTGCCAGAGCCTCATGAAGCCTGCTTGGTCAGATGCAGCTCATGGGGATGAAGTACCCTACGTTTTTGGTGTCCCTATGGTAGGCCCCACCGACCTCTTCCCCTGCAATTTCTCCAAGAATGACGTCATGCTCAGTGCTGTCGTCATGACCTACTGGACCAACTTTGCCAAGACCGG GGATCCCAACAAGCCGGTCCCCCAGGACACCAAGTTCATTCACACCAAGGCCAACCGCTTTGAGGAAGTGGCCTGGTCCAAATACAATCCCCGAGACCAGCTCTACCTTCACATCGGGCTGAAACCAAGGGTCCGCGATCATTACCGGGCCACCAAGGTGGCCTTCTGGAAACACCTGGTGCCCCACCTATACAACCTGCATGACATGTTCCACTATACGTCCACAACCACCAAAGTGCCGCCCCCGGATACCACCCACAGCTCCCACATCACCCGCAGGCCCAACGGCAAGACCTGGAGCACCAAGCGGCCAGCCATCTCCCCTGCCTACAGCAATGAGAATGCCCAGGGCTCCTGGAACGGGGACCAGGATGCCGGGCCGCTCCTGGTGGAGAACCCTCGTGACTACTCCACTGAGTTAAGTGTCACCATCGCTGTGGGGGCCTCCCTCCTGTTCCTTAACGTTCTGGCCTTCGCTGCCCTCTACTACCGCAAGGACAAACGGCGTCAGGAGCCCCTGCGGCAGCCCAGTCCTCAGAGGGGTGCCGGGGCCCCTGAATTGGGAGCTGCTCCTGAGGAGGAGCTGGCAGCTTTACAGCTGGGCCCTACCCACCACGAATGTGAGGCTGGTCCCCCCCACGACACACTGCGCCTCACTGCACTGCCTGACTACACACTGACCCTGCGCCGCTCTCCTGACGACATCCCACTCATGACACCCAACACCATCACTATGATTCCCAACTCCCTGGTAGGGCTGCAGACATTGCACCCCTACAACACCTTTGCCGCAGGGTTCAACAGTACTGGGCTGCCCCACTCACACTCCACTACCCGGGTATAG